A region of Aneurinibacillus sp. REN35 DNA encodes the following proteins:
- a CDS encoding CoA-acylating methylmalonate-semialdehyde dehydrogenase, with translation MNIKQVEIALLKNFINGSWVDAQTDRFEEVINPATGEVIAKTPLSSYEDVARAVMAAEHACTEWKETTVSERSKLMFAFHAILLEHQEELAELITRENGKTYHEAYAELLRGFESVEFACGLPTLMMGDTLSNVSRGIDTHMVRFPLGVVAGITPFNFPGMLPLWMFPLAIACGNTFVLKPSEKTPLSAIRVVELAQKAGVPPGVLNLVHGAHDAVNALLEHPGIKAVSFIGSQPVAEYIYKTASKHGKRVQALAGAKNHHLVMPDADLDKTAEILVSSAFGCAGERCLAASVVVAHEVIADELAQKLVAYSDRLKVGPGSDRNNEMGPVIRKSQLERAHSYIHQGEESGAQLIRDGREEGVNIGQGYFLGPTIFDYAKTDMSIIQDEIFAPVLSMVRVQSFDEGIKTISESRFGNGACVYTNSGAYAREFVQRVEAGMVGVNIGLPAPMSFLPFSGWKNSFYGDLHANGKDGIEFYTRKKVVTTRWYKGNEESIGQKRDFVK, from the coding sequence ATGAATATAAAACAAGTGGAAATCGCCTTGCTTAAAAACTTCATTAATGGAAGTTGGGTGGATGCTCAAACGGATCGGTTCGAAGAAGTAATAAATCCTGCCACAGGTGAGGTTATTGCCAAAACGCCTCTTTCTTCCTATGAAGATGTTGCGCGGGCGGTAATGGCGGCTGAACATGCGTGTACTGAATGGAAGGAGACGACCGTTAGCGAAAGAAGTAAGCTCATGTTTGCTTTTCATGCCATTTTACTTGAGCATCAGGAAGAACTTGCAGAATTGATTACAAGAGAAAACGGAAAAACGTACCATGAGGCTTATGCGGAATTGTTGCGGGGGTTTGAGTCAGTTGAATTTGCCTGTGGACTTCCTACGTTGATGATGGGAGATACACTATCGAACGTATCTCGGGGCATTGATACTCACATGGTTCGTTTTCCGCTTGGCGTGGTTGCAGGTATTACCCCATTCAATTTTCCGGGCATGCTTCCGCTCTGGATGTTTCCATTAGCAATTGCCTGCGGAAATACATTCGTACTAAAACCATCAGAGAAGACGCCGCTAAGCGCGATCCGCGTCGTAGAACTTGCTCAAAAGGCAGGTGTACCACCAGGTGTTCTCAACCTTGTACACGGTGCTCATGATGCCGTGAATGCGCTGCTTGAGCATCCAGGTATTAAGGCTGTTTCCTTTATTGGCTCTCAGCCTGTTGCAGAATACATTTACAAGACTGCTTCTAAGCATGGCAAGCGTGTACAAGCGCTGGCGGGTGCAAAAAACCATCACCTTGTTATGCCGGATGCGGATCTGGATAAGACAGCGGAGATTCTTGTAAGTTCTGCCTTTGGCTGTGCAGGTGAGCGCTGCCTGGCCGCTAGCGTAGTGGTAGCACATGAGGTGATTGCAGATGAATTAGCACAGAAACTCGTTGCCTATTCAGATCGGCTGAAGGTAGGACCCGGATCTGATCGGAACAATGAGATGGGACCGGTGATCCGCAAGAGCCAGTTGGAGAGAGCACACAGCTACATTCACCAAGGAGAGGAGAGCGGAGCGCAGCTCATTCGTGATGGACGTGAAGAAGGAGTGAACATCGGGCAAGGCTATTTTCTTGGACCGACGATATTCGATTATGCCAAGACGGATATGAGCATCATCCAAGATGAAATCTTTGCGCCGGTGCTTAGTATGGTGCGGGTTCAAAGCTTTGATGAGGGCATCAAGACAATCAGCGAATCGCGCTTTGGTAACGGGGCGTGTGTCTATACGAACAGTGGGGCTTATGCCAGGGAATTCGTACAACGGGTCGAGGCCGGTATGGTTGGAGTGAACATCGGTTTGCCAGCTCCCATGAGCTTCCTCCCGTTCTCTGGATGGAAAAACTCCTTTTATGGCGATTTGCATGCGAACGGAAAAGACGGAATAGAATTTTATACAAGAAAAAAAGTAGTAACAACCCGTTGGTATAAAGGAAATGAGGAATCCATCGGTCAGAAACGGGATTTTGTAAAGTAA
- a CDS encoding NCS1 family nucleobase:cation symporter-1 has protein sequence MKTQIETNGIVTLDPHVSQQMKDSPLWNEDLRPTTKEEHSWKGINFAALWVGMCLCIPTYTMASGMISLGMNWYQAILTIFLGNVIVLIPILLNSHAGTKFGIPYPVFARLWFGSKGAHIPAMARAIVGAGWFGINTWIGAGAIDTLLSASFSSWQSIPFHTAIVFALFWLLNVGVAYRGPEAIKLLSIIAAPILAVSAVILLIWAFTSAGGWGPMLSAPSKFTSTGEFLTYFFPSLTGVIAFWATMALNIPDFCRYAKTQKAQVVAQSFSLPLTMGLFSFIGIAVTSATLVIFGEALWDPVLLLAKFPPFIIFLGTIVIVISSITINVGANVVAPARAVENLYPRRITFAMGAVITGLFALLMQPWYIMSNFGNYIFGWLGTYGALLGPIDGIAIADYWIVRRRRMALKELYMPDGRYNYTSGFNMNGVYALLIGVAIPLLGVFIPSLRFMWENAWTFGLFISIFAYMYLMKNDKSILTKEEYEAITVFSDDTPAPPAAPDVKTAIK, from the coding sequence ATGAAGACGCAAATTGAAACAAACGGTATCGTAACACTTGATCCACACGTCTCGCAGCAAATGAAAGACAGTCCGCTATGGAACGAGGATCTGCGCCCTACAACAAAAGAGGAGCATTCATGGAAAGGGATTAACTTTGCAGCCTTATGGGTCGGCATGTGCCTTTGTATTCCTACGTATACGATGGCAAGCGGTATGATTAGTCTGGGTATGAACTGGTATCAAGCAATCCTCACCATTTTCCTTGGTAATGTTATCGTGCTCATCCCTATCCTGCTTAATTCTCATGCCGGAACTAAATTCGGGATTCCATATCCTGTATTTGCTAGGCTCTGGTTCGGCTCAAAAGGCGCGCATATTCCGGCAATGGCTCGAGCCATTGTAGGCGCCGGCTGGTTTGGTATTAATACATGGATCGGGGCCGGGGCCATCGATACGTTATTATCTGCTTCCTTCTCCTCCTGGCAAAGCATTCCTTTCCATACCGCTATTGTATTTGCACTATTCTGGTTACTTAATGTCGGTGTGGCTTATAGAGGACCGGAAGCAATCAAATTACTCAGCATTATCGCAGCTCCTATACTGGCTGTCTCCGCGGTCATTCTTCTGATCTGGGCATTTACTTCGGCTGGCGGGTGGGGACCGATGCTTTCTGCACCTTCCAAGTTTACCTCCACCGGCGAGTTCCTTACGTACTTTTTCCCTTCCCTAACCGGCGTGATCGCTTTTTGGGCTACGATGGCATTAAATATCCCCGATTTCTGCCGTTATGCCAAAACCCAAAAGGCACAGGTGGTTGCCCAGAGCTTCTCACTCCCGCTTACGATGGGTTTGTTTTCCTTTATCGGCATTGCCGTTACATCTGCCACGCTTGTTATTTTTGGCGAAGCGCTCTGGGATCCGGTACTTCTTCTTGCCAAGTTTCCTCCATTTATTATCTTTTTAGGAACGATCGTTATCGTTATCTCTTCCATTACTATTAATGTTGGGGCGAATGTTGTCGCACCCGCGCGTGCCGTTGAAAATCTATATCCGCGACGAATCACTTTTGCCATGGGTGCAGTGATTACCGGGTTATTCGCTCTTCTTATGCAACCCTGGTATATCATGTCGAACTTCGGGAACTACATTTTCGGCTGGCTGGGAACATATGGAGCGCTGCTCGGCCCTATTGATGGAATCGCTATTGCTGATTACTGGATCGTCCGGCGCAGGCGCATGGCATTGAAAGAGTTATATATGCCTGATGGCCGCTACAATTATACGTCTGGTTTTAATATGAACGGTGTGTATGCACTTCTAATCGGCGTGGCGATCCCTCTCTTAGGTGTATTTATTCCTTCCCTTCGCTTTATGTGGGAAAATGCCTGGACATTCGGCTTGTTTATTTCAATTTTTGCCTATATGTATCTCATGAAAAACGATAAGAGTATACTAACGAAAGAAGAATATGAAGCCATTACTGTGTTCTCGGATGATACACCTGCCCCTCCCGCCGCACCTGACGTGAAAACAGCGATAAAATAG
- a CDS encoding nitrilase-related carbon-nitrogen hydrolase, giving the protein MSKEVVIGLIQASHDVHGDEPVDVHKEKAIAKHMTLIDEAVAKGAQIICLQEIFYGPYFCAEQTVKWYEAAESIPDGPTTQLFQDVAKKNNVVIVLPIYEKAAEGVYYNTAAVIDADGTYLGKYRKKHIPHVAAGEGGTGFWEKYYFKPGNEDYPVFDTKYAKVGVYICYDRHFPEGARLLGLNGAEIVFNPSATVAGTSEYLWKLEQPAHAVANGFYVAAINRVGLEAPWNMGEFYGQSYLVSPRGEFVAMGSRDKDEVIIGIMDRNVIHNVRDQWQFYRDRRPETYVNLSAQL; this is encoded by the coding sequence ATGTCTAAAGAAGTTGTAATTGGACTCATTCAAGCCAGTCATGATGTGCATGGAGATGAACCGGTGGATGTGCACAAGGAAAAGGCGATCGCTAAGCATATGACGCTGATTGATGAGGCGGTGGCTAAGGGAGCGCAGATTATCTGCCTGCAAGAAATTTTCTACGGGCCGTATTTCTGCGCTGAGCAGACTGTGAAGTGGTATGAGGCGGCCGAATCGATTCCGGACGGACCAACCACACAGCTTTTTCAAGATGTGGCCAAGAAAAACAATGTAGTTATCGTGCTGCCGATTTATGAAAAGGCGGCTGAGGGTGTGTATTATAATACGGCTGCGGTTATTGATGCAGACGGAACGTATCTTGGAAAGTACCGCAAGAAGCATATTCCGCATGTGGCGGCGGGTGAAGGCGGTACAGGTTTTTGGGAGAAGTATTATTTTAAGCCGGGCAATGAAGATTATCCGGTATTTGATACGAAATATGCCAAGGTTGGTGTCTATATTTGCTATGATCGGCATTTTCCAGAAGGGGCGCGTCTTCTTGGACTCAATGGAGCAGAGATTGTATTTAATCCATCCGCAACGGTAGCGGGTACATCCGAATATTTATGGAAGCTAGAGCAGCCGGCTCATGCGGTTGCAAATGGCTTCTATGTAGCGGCTATTAATCGTGTTGGACTTGAAGCACCGTGGAATATGGGGGAGTTCTATGGGCAAAGTTACCTTGTCAGCCCGCGAGGTGAATTTGTGGCGATGGGAAGCCGGGATAAAGATGAGGTCATTATCGGAATTATGGATCGGAATGTCATACACAATGTTCGGGATCAGTGGCAATTCTACCGGGATAGGCGGCCTGAAACGTACGTGAACCTCTCAGCTCAACTCTAA
- the hydA gene encoding dihydropyrimidinase: MAKIIKGGTVVTGSDIYKADILIEGEKVTSIADTIDAPEAEIIDAKGCYVFPGGIDPHTHLDMPFGGTVTADDFETGTRAAAFGGTTTIVDFCLTQKGKPLKEAVKMWHKKAEGKANIDYSFHLMISEMNDNVLNELPSIVQEQGITSLKLFMAYKNVFQVDDGTLFQTLTKAKELGALVQVHAENGDVIELLIQKALEQGNTSPYYHAVTRPPEVEAEATGRAIAMAALADAPIYVVHVSCAAAANKIKEARAQGLKVWGETCQQYLVLDVTDLQKSDFEGAKYVWSPPLREKWNQEELWAALRNGSLQTVGSDQCSFNFEGQKDLGKDDFTKIPNGGPLIEDRFSILYSEGVHKGRIGLNTFVNAVSTNAAKLFGLFPKKGTIAVGSDADIVVFNPNRERTLSAATHHMNVDYNPFEGMKITGEPVVVLSRGEVLVKDQQFHGKKGRGQYISRQPFQQY, encoded by the coding sequence ATGGCAAAAATCATTAAAGGTGGAACTGTTGTTACCGGCTCGGACATATATAAAGCGGATATTTTGATTGAAGGTGAAAAAGTTACCTCCATTGCAGATACGATTGATGCGCCCGAAGCAGAAATTATCGACGCAAAAGGATGCTACGTATTTCCCGGCGGTATTGATCCGCATACACATTTAGATATGCCGTTCGGTGGCACGGTAACAGCAGATGATTTTGAAACAGGGACTCGGGCTGCCGCATTTGGTGGTACAACAACCATTGTAGATTTCTGTCTTACACAAAAAGGGAAACCGTTAAAAGAAGCAGTGAAGATGTGGCATAAAAAAGCAGAGGGAAAAGCAAATATTGATTATAGCTTTCATCTAATGATTAGCGAAATGAATGATAATGTGCTCAATGAGCTGCCGTCTATTGTACAAGAACAAGGAATCACATCGTTGAAACTGTTTATGGCCTATAAAAATGTGTTTCAGGTTGACGATGGAACGCTATTCCAAACGCTCACAAAGGCAAAGGAACTTGGGGCGCTTGTACAGGTACATGCAGAAAATGGGGATGTGATCGAACTGCTTATACAAAAAGCATTAGAGCAGGGCAACACGTCACCGTATTATCATGCGGTTACTCGTCCTCCGGAAGTGGAAGCGGAAGCAACAGGAAGAGCCATTGCCATGGCAGCGCTTGCTGATGCGCCAATTTATGTTGTGCATGTATCGTGTGCGGCGGCTGCAAATAAAATTAAGGAAGCAAGGGCTCAAGGGTTAAAAGTATGGGGAGAGACATGCCAGCAATATTTGGTGCTCGATGTTACCGATTTGCAAAAATCTGATTTTGAGGGAGCCAAATACGTATGGTCTCCTCCATTAAGGGAGAAGTGGAATCAGGAAGAGTTGTGGGCGGCGCTGCGTAATGGAAGCTTGCAAACGGTCGGTTCGGATCAATGTTCGTTCAACTTCGAAGGACAAAAGGATCTTGGAAAAGATGATTTTACTAAAATCCCTAATGGAGGCCCGCTGATTGAGGATCGCTTCTCTATTTTATATTCGGAAGGCGTGCACAAAGGACGAATTGGACTGAATACGTTTGTCAATGCCGTTTCTACGAATGCAGCCAAATTATTTGGACTTTTTCCGAAGAAAGGAACAATCGCTGTAGGAAGCGATGCCGATATTGTCGTTTTTAATCCAAATAGAGAACGTACGCTTTCTGCCGCTACCCATCATATGAACGTCGATTATAATCCGTTTGAGGGAATGAAGATAACAGGGGAACCAGTTGTCGTTCTCTCGCGCGGCGAAGTGCTTGTCAAAGATCAGCAATTTCACGGCAAAAAAGGAAGAGGACAGTATATAAGCAGGCAGCCGTTCCAGCAGTATTAA
- the preA gene encoding NAD-dependent dihydropyrimidine dehydrogenase subunit PreA: MADLRINLGGIQAPNPFWLASAPPTNTGYQVERAFEAGWGGAVWKTLGDPIINVTSRFAGLKYNGQTVGFNNIELITDRPLEVNLKEMKEVKRKFPNHALVASLMMEPNRERWHELVKAVEDIGVDGLELNFGCPHGMAERGMGSAVGQQPEMVQQQTEWVKEVAQTPVIVKLTPNITDIRYTARAAKQGGADAISMINTINSLMGVDIDTWNPIPHVDGKGAHGGYCGPAVKPIALNMVAECARDPQVDLPISGIGGISNWRDVVEFMLMGSSGIQVCTAAMLYGFRIVEDMAEGLSHYLDERGIASVMDIVGKSVPRYSEWGNLNLNYKVVAHIDEQSCINCNRCHIACEDTSHQCIEIVQMKDGREKLVVQEEDCVGCNLCSIVCPIEDCITMVEVPSEQPSLTWKERTALLNQAQ; encoded by the coding sequence ATGGCCGATTTACGGATAAATCTAGGGGGAATTCAGGCACCGAACCCGTTCTGGCTCGCTTCGGCACCACCTACCAACACGGGTTATCAGGTAGAGAGAGCGTTTGAAGCAGGATGGGGCGGAGCTGTATGGAAAACGCTTGGCGACCCGATTATCAACGTAACATCCCGCTTTGCCGGTTTGAAATACAATGGGCAGACGGTCGGATTTAACAACATTGAGCTTATTACGGATCGTCCGCTTGAAGTGAATTTAAAAGAAATGAAAGAAGTAAAAAGGAAGTTTCCTAACCATGCACTTGTCGCTTCGCTGATGATGGAGCCGAACCGTGAGAGGTGGCATGAGCTTGTTAAGGCGGTAGAAGATATCGGAGTGGATGGTCTGGAGTTGAATTTTGGCTGTCCTCATGGCATGGCAGAGCGCGGCATGGGTTCTGCGGTTGGACAACAGCCCGAAATGGTGCAGCAGCAGACTGAATGGGTAAAAGAAGTAGCGCAAACGCCAGTCATCGTAAAACTTACCCCCAACATTACGGACATTCGATATACGGCACGGGCTGCCAAGCAGGGCGGAGCAGACGCAATCAGTATGATCAATACCATCAACAGTTTGATGGGGGTTGATATTGATACATGGAATCCGATTCCCCATGTGGATGGAAAAGGCGCTCATGGTGGCTATTGCGGGCCGGCAGTAAAGCCGATTGCTCTTAATATGGTGGCTGAATGTGCACGCGATCCCCAAGTGGATCTGCCTATTTCGGGTATAGGCGGCATTTCAAACTGGCGCGATGTTGTAGAGTTCATGTTAATGGGATCATCCGGTATTCAGGTGTGTACGGCGGCCATGCTGTACGGTTTTAGAATCGTAGAGGATATGGCTGAAGGACTGAGCCATTATCTTGACGAGCGGGGCATTGCATCGGTTATGGATATTGTAGGGAAATCAGTTCCCCGTTACTCCGAGTGGGGGAACTTGAATCTCAATTATAAAGTAGTGGCTCATATTGATGAACAATCCTGTATCAACTGCAATCGGTGTCATATCGCTTGTGAAGATACATCACACCAATGTATTGAAATCGTACAGATGAAGGACGGACGCGAAAAGCTGGTTGTGCAGGAGGAAGACTGTGTAGGATGTAATCTCTGCTCGATTGTCTGCCCGATTGAGGACTGTATTACGATGGTAGAAGTGCCAAGCGAGCAGCCGTCGCTTACATGGAAAGAACGTACCGCTTTACTAAACCAGGCACAATAA
- a CDS encoding NAD(P)-dependent oxidoreductase yields MSQQAFIPVEKLTKNFQEFLPGLREKDAMDEANRCLYCYDAPCIKACPTGINIPSFIKKIASGNMLGSARAIMEANPVGASCARVCPTSELCEGACVLNHASSPIMIGQLQRYATDWAMKNDAVLFHKGESNGKTAAIIGGGPAGLSAARELARLGYAVTVYESKAQAGGLNTYGIVSFRLPQQVALWEVEQVEKLGVTILTGMMVGKDIQVEEIVNGYDYVVLAIGLGNVPDLGIEGEELDGVYDAIALVEDTKTKPLEMLSVGKRVVVIGAGNTAIDAATCSRRLGAEQVTMMYRRTEHEMTAYDFEYEFAKQEGVEFRWLVTPVRIIGDERGKVKALECVRMELGEPDASGRPRPVQIEGSAFTVEVDSVIKAIGQNKLLPLIQSFGLEHVRGVIKVNENNQTSNPKIFAAGDCIFGLGNAEAMVVDAAEQGKKAAYGIHKAYQSTQEQALA; encoded by the coding sequence GTGAGTCAACAGGCTTTTATTCCCGTCGAAAAACTTACGAAAAACTTTCAAGAGTTCCTTCCCGGTTTACGGGAAAAAGATGCAATGGATGAGGCGAATCGCTGCCTTTATTGCTACGATGCACCATGTATTAAAGCTTGTCCAACCGGTATCAATATCCCTTCATTCATTAAGAAGATTGCTTCAGGAAATATGTTGGGTTCTGCCCGCGCTATTATGGAAGCCAATCCCGTCGGAGCGAGCTGTGCGAGAGTTTGTCCTACTTCTGAGCTGTGTGAAGGCGCCTGTGTGCTCAATCATGCTTCTTCACCGATTATGATTGGACAACTGCAGCGCTATGCTACGGACTGGGCGATGAAGAATGATGCAGTTTTATTTCATAAAGGAGAGAGCAATGGAAAAACTGCGGCGATTATTGGAGGGGGGCCAGCGGGCCTGTCAGCAGCCAGAGAGTTGGCCAGGCTCGGTTATGCAGTAACTGTATACGAATCAAAGGCGCAGGCGGGAGGTTTGAATACGTACGGAATTGTATCGTTTCGTCTGCCTCAGCAGGTCGCTTTATGGGAAGTTGAACAGGTCGAGAAGCTGGGCGTGACCATTCTTACAGGCATGATGGTCGGAAAAGATATTCAAGTTGAAGAAATTGTGAACGGATACGATTATGTGGTGCTGGCGATAGGGCTTGGCAATGTGCCTGATTTAGGAATTGAAGGAGAAGAGTTGGATGGGGTATATGATGCGATTGCGCTTGTAGAAGATACGAAAACCAAGCCGCTTGAGATGCTTTCGGTCGGCAAACGCGTCGTCGTGATTGGCGCAGGCAATACGGCGATTGATGCAGCCACCTGTTCACGCCGCCTCGGAGCAGAGCAGGTAACGATGATGTATCGCAGAACGGAACATGAGATGACGGCGTATGACTTCGAGTATGAGTTTGCTAAGCAGGAGGGTGTCGAATTCAGATGGCTGGTAACGCCTGTGCGGATTATAGGAGATGAGAGGGGAAAGGTGAAAGCGTTAGAATGCGTGCGCATGGAGCTGGGCGAGCCTGATGCGTCGGGTCGACCGCGTCCGGTGCAGATCGAAGGCTCAGCCTTTACGGTAGAAGTGGACAGCGTAATCAAAGCAATAGGTCAGAATAAACTGCTGCCGCTCATCCAATCGTTTGGCTTAGAACATGTTCGCGGTGTAATTAAAGTGAATGAGAACAACCAAACATCCAATCCAAAAATTTTTGCTGCAGGTGATTGCATCTTTGGTCTAGGAAATGCGGAGGCCATGGTAGTGGATGCAGCGGAGCAAGGCAAGAAGGCAGCGTATGGCATTCATAAGGCATATCAATCTACGCAAGAGCAAGCTCTAGCTTAA
- a CDS encoding leucyl aminopeptidase, with product MKVKISTETISSIATDCLIVTYCEDQDTVKGYAKTVDTSLEHRISQLIAEKEIRGTFGEVTMLHNWGKIPAKRTLILGLGKEKELTAAKVRDAIGIAARHAQKRGVKNITFGVSHYYVEKRFWNPVDIVQGVVEGVELGTYTFSGYKKRDEQQSIIEEFILVASEEMEQPAIQAGLERADVAAYATNLARNLVNEPANKMTPAILAERARDVARRRNLEVSILNKADLEELGMGALLGVGQASTNEPKMIVMKYHGASDSKEVLGYVGKGITFDSGGIQVKPDEGMGEMKTDMAGAAAVIAAMDGIGALQPHVNVIAVIPTCENMIAGNNLKPSDVISSFAGKTIEIVHTDAEGRLILADGVAYAKHLGATKLVDVATLTGSVISALGHAATGMITNNEEWLEDVKSAARIAGEKMWQLPNFEEYQEYIKSEIADIKNDAGRPAGCIQGGIFIGAFAEDTPWVHLDIAGTAVTDKDNGHNPTGATGVAVRTLIQLAIRFGGK from the coding sequence ATGAAAGTAAAAATCTCAACGGAAACAATTTCTTCGATTGCTACCGATTGTCTTATTGTCACATACTGTGAAGACCAGGATACGGTGAAAGGATACGCCAAAACCGTAGATACATCGCTTGAGCACAGAATTTCACAGTTGATTGCGGAGAAAGAGATCCGTGGAACCTTCGGGGAAGTGACGATGCTTCATAACTGGGGAAAAATCCCGGCGAAGCGTACTTTGATTTTGGGATTGGGGAAAGAAAAGGAACTGACAGCAGCCAAGGTTCGTGATGCAATTGGGATCGCTGCACGCCATGCTCAAAAGCGCGGGGTTAAAAACATTACCTTCGGTGTCTCTCACTATTATGTAGAAAAACGCTTTTGGAACCCTGTCGATATCGTTCAGGGTGTCGTAGAAGGCGTGGAATTAGGCACGTATACGTTTTCTGGCTACAAAAAACGTGATGAACAGCAGTCGATAATTGAAGAGTTCATTCTCGTTGCCAGTGAAGAGATGGAACAACCGGCCATTCAAGCAGGATTGGAACGTGCTGATGTAGCAGCATATGCGACCAATCTCGCACGCAATCTTGTAAATGAACCGGCAAATAAGATGACCCCTGCCATTTTAGCGGAGCGGGCGAGAGACGTGGCGCGTCGGCGCAACCTAGAAGTTAGCATATTGAATAAAGCTGATTTGGAAGAACTGGGAATGGGTGCGCTGTTAGGTGTAGGCCAGGCAAGTACCAACGAGCCGAAAATGATTGTAATGAAATATCATGGCGCTTCCGATAGCAAAGAAGTGCTTGGTTATGTTGGCAAGGGAATTACCTTTGATAGCGGTGGAATTCAGGTGAAGCCTGATGAAGGAATGGGTGAAATGAAGACAGACATGGCCGGAGCGGCAGCCGTTATTGCAGCAATGGACGGCATTGGTGCGTTGCAGCCGCACGTAAATGTTATCGCTGTCATTCCTACCTGCGAGAATATGATCGCAGGGAATAATTTAAAACCATCTGATGTCATTAGCTCATTTGCCGGGAAGACAATTGAAATTGTGCATACAGATGCCGAAGGTCGCTTAATTCTAGCGGATGGTGTTGCATATGCAAAGCATCTGGGGGCGACGAAGCTGGTAGATGTAGCGACGCTGACAGGATCGGTAATCTCTGCGCTCGGACATGCAGCTACCGGTATGATTACGAACAATGAAGAATGGCTTGAGGATGTGAAGTCAGCAGCTCGCATCGCTGGGGAAAAGATGTGGCAGCTGCCGAATTTTGAAGAATATCAAGAGTATATTAAGAGTGAGATCGCGGATATCAAAAATGATGCGGGTCGTCCGGCGGGCTGTATTCAAGGCGGTATTTTTATCGGAGCATTTGCAGAAGATACGCCTTGGGTTCATCTTGATATCGCAGGAACGGCAGTTACCGATAAGGATAACGGCCACAATCCGACCGGCGCTACAGGTGTTGCGGTTCGTACACTTATACAGCTTGCCATTCGGTTTGGCGGAAAATAG
- a CDS encoding YktB family protein — translation MGFTGFSQEDFAAFTIDGLDARMEAIRGHIQPKFKAIGEPLTADIALLVGNEMFLHIAKHARRTVNPPKDSWLAISHNKRGYKAHPHFQVGLFDDHVFVWLAFIYELPNKQAIAQTFIDHIDTVKELIPDDFVISLDHTKKDAHSVANLQKEELEELLIRFRTIKKAEFLIGRHILPDDPVLKDGDAFLRTVRDTFETLIPLYKLSFT, via the coding sequence ATGGGCTTTACAGGATTTTCTCAAGAAGATTTTGCAGCATTTACAATCGATGGTCTCGATGCGCGCATGGAAGCGATTCGGGGTCATATTCAACCAAAATTCAAAGCAATAGGTGAACCACTAACGGCTGATATCGCCCTTCTCGTCGGCAATGAAATGTTCCTTCATATCGCCAAGCACGCCCGGCGTACGGTGAACCCTCCGAAGGATTCGTGGTTGGCAATCTCCCATAATAAGCGTGGTTATAAGGCGCATCCTCACTTCCAAGTCGGTCTGTTTGATGATCATGTGTTCGTCTGGCTTGCTTTTATTTATGAACTGCCAAATAAGCAGGCAATTGCGCAGACATTCATAGATCATATTGACACTGTAAAAGAACTGATTCCAGATGATTTTGTTATCTCTTTGGATCATACGAAAAAAGATGCGCATTCTGTAGCAAATTTGCAAAAAGAAGAACTAGAAGAGCTGCTTATCCGCTTCCGCACTATCAAAAAAGCCGAATTCCTCATCGGGCGGCACATTCTGCCTGATGATCCCGTCCTCAAAGATGGCGATGCCTTCCTGCGTACTGTGCGCGATACGTTTGAGACGCTCATTCCCTTATATAAGCTTTCCTTTACCTAA